The Penaeus monodon isolate SGIC_2016 chromosome 17, NSTDA_Pmon_1, whole genome shotgun sequence genome contains the following window.
CAAAGGAATAAGGATTTTCTAAAATAATGGTAgttgaagaagaagggaaagggacggggaagaacaatgaaagaaaaatatctacTTGGATTTAAAGACTTGCAAAGTACTCGATGGTGCAAAATATCTATGGATCTGATATCTCCTATGTCGGAGATGATTATGTAAAATCAAAATGGAGTAGATTACATATGGATATTAATCAAGAAGTTCTGTTTTCACATCTTTGATATTTATCTTCTCGTGTTTCAGAAAATCCTACAACCAGCATAATCCTTGCTTCATATATGCTGATCATATAAATATTGGAAATACATTTCCCTTTGTATTACATTGTCTGTATGTGATGACTGTATTGCTTCTCTTTTGCGATTTATGTGTCATACATTTTCTGTCTGGTACCGAGCACAAGAATATATATCAAGAAACTAATAGACACGCCAATACTTTAGAATACACCATCCTAATTCCTTGTATGATCAAGCAGGGTGCAGTTAGAaagaataacatatacaaatgaaaaatgaCATACTGGAATATACCAATATTCTTTGTAAACTAGTCGACTATTCTCTGGAcgatactcatatatatgcattcagtCTAAGATTAAAGACATAACAATATACCAAGATACACTTAATCATCCAAAGCAGTTTTTTTCACCTGGGGTCCATGCATAGGTTTCAGAGTCTcagttaaaaatatttacattaacgattttttattgataactttaaagtttaataattcttacctcatatatatataatatatatatatatatatatatatatatatatatatatatatatatatatacacgagacaAGCAAATCTCGATAAATCGCGTTTTTGTGAATATTTCTAGGGGAGGGGCTCCATAGCTTTTATCAGATTCTTAAAAGAGTCCGTGACTCTAAAAAGGTATGCTCAGAAAAATACTTACACACTAATATACAGGCACAAGTTAACCTTCTTTTCAGCCAGTTGGATCATCCACAAAGAAACATATATGTTCATTCAACCGTAACATCCACATAAACGTACTAACACACATACCAGTAAGCAGATATACTAACCTCCTGCACCCACTGCTTCATCTGCGTGAGTCCCTCCAACCAGCGGTTTAGCCAGCGGTTAACCAGGAACCCTTCAATACGTAGTTGTCTGGTGATCAAGAGAGAAGTGTCGTATGGACCTGTTGGAGAAAGTGGTTCATTGGTAAAGTTGACCGGGGGATGCACCTGGAATGGggactgtgattattgaagtctGGGTGAATGCAATTTAATGGACTGAATTAATTAAGTTAATTCTGTAAAAGGAAGGTAGTAAAATGATCCTTTAATTGTGAAACGAAAAAGGGCTAGTGTGATGTTATCGTTCTATGTTGTGACATGTATGGTGGTTCAGCCTCAAGTAttgtcatcctcaccatcattgtcaatatatatattatcaatattataatgatccgttacttttacttttaacttATAAAAAGTCATGTCACTAATATGCTAATGATCAACACCATcataataaccatcattatcgCTTTTATCATAACCACAATCATACTCATTATCTTAACATCGctcctatcatcattttcacaatgACCTTATCAGCATATCATAacaaccatcattatcaacagtaCCATCATCACTGCTACTGTCACCATCACCAGCACCATCATTTaccctcaccatcacctcacCAAAGCATCAGTATCACCATCGTCACCCTCTCTACCATAACCACTTCCACCACTACGATCCTCACtattatcactgccatcatcaatgccaccgtcatcaccaccatccccaccattagcactgccaccaccaccatcctcaccatccccaccaccaccctcaccatcattcACCTTCATCAAAACATCACCACATTACATACTATTAGCAATCAATTTTCCTTGGTCTTTGCTCTCGTTGTTGTAAGTGGAGATGGCGCCACAGACCGAAATGCGGGCGTGGACAGCCATGTGCCGGAGGGCGTGGAGAGTGAAATCGCCGCCCACCtgaggagaagatgaggggaaagtGAGTTATCAGTCGTTATTTATGAGGAGGATTATCCATTTGAGGAGAATGTGAGGCGAATATGAGAGACTGGAAGACGATGAAAGTATGAAGTGAGTCAGAGAGTGAATAACATGAAACTGAATGTGAGATGAAAATGAGCCATTAATAGACCATGTCAGATAATGAGAATATGAGTGATGAGATAACAGTGATTTACTAGCGGATTATAAGGATTATGAAATCgcttaaaaaaaacgatttaaaagtGATTCTTAAGTTACCGTAACAACAAACTTGTGACCattcactggaaaaaaaatcacttattaAAAGAGCTATATACATtcttaaatctataaaaaaaaaaaaaaaaaataagcattaaTATTTAGAGCctattatttcttcctctctctctctctctctctctctctctctctctctctctctctctctctctctctctctctctctctctctctctctctctcttctctctctctctctctctctctctctctctctctctctctctctctctctctctccatctttctctctttttatctctcctttacccttttttctcctacttactcctgactctctgtctgtcttaccctcccccctctccccaataccccttccccatttttctccctttctctcatacttccttcttttctaatctccccccaccccttcaccccctatccacccccctctttcctctaaccctctatcttcctctcacctcccccccttcccctccccttccatctcccctcctacccttttccctttcacccctcttccattctctcctattcctcccctccacccactctCATCCACGCCCACCCACtcattcatccactcacgcccacaTTCACCCACGTCTACAGTCACCCACGCCCACATTTAATACGCCCACAGCCACCCTCTCATCCATCCACACACGCCCACAGCCAACCATCCACACGTTTACTGCGCCCTCAGCAACCCCCTCACCCATCGACCCACACCCATATCTGCCCACGCCCACATCCACCCACATTGTCGAAATAGCAGTGGATTCCCTCCGGCGCCGCCTTCTTCAGCTCCTCGTCGATATTGGCGGTCTTGTAGTTGAAGACGTGGTCGGCCCCGAGCTCCTTGACCCAGGCGCACTTGTCCTCCGAGCCGGCGGACGCGATCACCCTGCAGCctgggggagtgaggaggggaggagttagGTTTTGTGtacgtacctgtgtgtgtgtgtgtgtgtgtgtgtgtgtgtgtgtgtgtgtgtgtgtgtgtgtgtgtgtgtgtgtgtgtgtgtgtgtgtgtgtgtgtgtgtgtgtgtgtgtgtgtgtgtgtgtgtgtgtgtgtgtgtgtgtgtgtgtgtgtgtgtgtgtgtgtgtgtgtgtgtgtgtgtgtgtgtgtgtgtgtgtgtgtgcacatatatgtatatgtatatgtatatgcatatgtatatacatacatatgtatccctTAACCTGCCTTTAATTTTGGCAATCTGGACCACCGCGCTCCCGACAGCTCCGGCAGCAGCGTTCACCAGCacggtctctccctctttcgggTTGCAGAGTTCGAGGAAGCCGAAGTAGGCGGTGTTTCTGCAATAGGTTGAATGGGCGGTGAGTGTGGgtggtggaagggaagggatgggaaggagtggggggagggcgaTACTCTGTGAGTGAAGGGTGagtatctgtttatattttttatagagcTTGGGAACTTTTTAAGAGCTTGGGAATGAAAGCGTGtcctatatatcattaaaatacaatttcctctttcttccatctctctcattctgtcataACCTTCAACCTCTTCCTTTCTTTGAccgttttctctcttgtttctttttcaaatCTAGCAGTATttcccgttttattttattttatttgacttcctttctttctctcctgttttcatattttttcctgttcGATTCCTAGcccttattgttttttattattattttgtctttcctAAATTTTACAATCGAACCTGTTCGTCTCTTGCTGTGTCTGCTTCATCTACTTACCAACTTACTCTAGctttacctctttccctcccctttttgctccctccccctctttaataaccccccacctcttcctcgacCCAGGCCTCCCACAGTACACTGTGCTTTACCGTCTATCGCCGGCGCCAACGTGTCCTGCGCCCTGAACGAGACGACACTGACAAACTGCCTCCAGAGCAAGCAATTCTGACCCTTACTGTTATTTTTGCCAATTACTTTATAACCATATGTAAACTTATATCTTGTATATACTGAAAATGTTCATTAGAAACTGCACTATCTGTATGACtgcttttgtaatcattattatcgtcgatACTCTAGTTATCAATATGTCCCCGTATTTCTAGTTCCATGTTCTCTTACCACGAAGCTTTTTAGTCGTGTAAACATATCCAATGTCCTAGTCCGACCATGTGACCATAGGAACCTCATGAAAGCTGTGCTGTTCATAGATGCCTACGTGCACACGTTTTCCAGTTTCTTATGTTTAGTAACATTTCATCTAATGTCGTACAAAAACGACCTGTGATCACCTCGAAAACTAAAGGCCGAACTCACTCAGCCCTCAGCATCGGCTCGATCAGCACCACAAACTCCCACAGCTTCTAGCCTAGAATAAAGCAGAAAAACTCTGCCGATATTTTATTCAACCATCAGTCGTAACCATTACACCCTCTTTACCTAATTACCTACCtaccctcccacctccaccctttGCCTCTTCCCCACTACCCTCCTACCTccacctcactccctctctctctctccccttccccattcctctttatcctcccacCTTCAccttattccttccctccctccttcctcacttacCCAGGCATTCCAATGACTCCAAGACCTAGGGTCTTCGACATGCCACTCAGGTCAGGCAAAGGGGAGTAGGTGAAGCCGATCTTCTTCAGCTCTTCCGCCGGGATGTGGGTGTGGGAGCGCCAGCCGGTGTAGCACATCATGTAGGACCCGACCTTCCACTGCGGGTTCTTGCTCTCGATCAccctggaagagggagaggatacaGTAATGGAATGCAACTATACAGTGCGCATACAATACAACGGGTTCTTGCTCCCGATAACCCTGGGGGGATACAATAACAGAATGCAATAATACGGTGTAAATAGTACACTACGGGCTCTTGTTCTTGATCACTCTTGTGGGGGGgataatataatacaatgtaaTGTATTTCCCACTGTGGATTTCTTTTTCGTTCATTCTGGGGGGAGCGGGGATGCAAAAATAGAATGCAACAATAGAGCATAACAGCAAGTGTAATGTATTCTCTACTGTAGGTTCTTGCTCTCGATTactcaggggaaaggggggtggataATTATACTGTGTAAATGGAATAGTTTGATATGTTTTCTACTGTGGGTTCTTGCTCTCGGTCACACTGGtggaaaattaaatattacaatacaataatactgTGTAAATACAATGGTGTAATGCACCTTCCAAGACATTAATACAGCGTAACCGTACAATGTAAAAACAGCATTATAATGTACTTGAATGAGGGGTAGAAATATAGCAGAATGCAACAATGCAATGTAGCAAAGTACAAGTACTTGTTGCAAACCTAACTGGACATGGACCAGCTCAGTAATGAGTTgaggaaatatatacatttactttagGTACCCTAAATACTTTAAACGTTTTCTTTTCAAACACCAAAGAAAACTATTGGGGTAACTAATATATTAATCAACTATTTCGGTACGAACACATTGGGTATATGAATAcagtataaacatacaaacacgcacacacacacactcacacacacacacacacacacacgcacgcacgcacgcacgcacgcacacacacacacacacacacacacacacacacacacacacacacacacacacacacacacacacacacacacacacacacacacacacacacacacaaccacacacacacacacacacacacacacacacacacacaatatatatatatatatatatatatatatatatatatatatatatatatatatatatatatatatatataacatatatatatgtatatagatagatagatagatatagatagatagatagatatattgacttGTGTCCACGTATGCTCCCACTGGACAGTAAAGCTATAATCTTTTTCATTGCCTTTCAGACTAACGAGACGCCACGACGTTATGTTTATAATATCTGTAGAAGGAAAGCACAATTGGAAGGATAATTCACAGCAAACCTACGGGAGTCTTGTATCTTAGAGGCGAAGAAGCATTTCCAAGTTGAAGGAGGTCATGGAATACACAGTCCTTGGAGGCTCGTAGTCACTTCGAACTCTACAGGCGCTCAAACACCAAATTGTTACTTAATTTGCTAATTTGCGCGTACATTACGATGTCTCACTTTGGATACCGGACCGTTACCCCCGGCTGTATAGGCCTACGTCGTTCTCGCTCTTGAGTGATAAGCAGAAAGCCTCTCGTGTTTCCGTATGAAAAAGGATGACTCTAACGTAGCAGCTGGTCCTTGTAGACTGGCATGGGATTATGTGAATCAAAAGGTCCGAAATATGAATACCCCAAACCTAGGAATGAGATGTATCTCTCTCGGTAGACCTTGAAAACGTTAAGCACcctgtatcattatatattaaaagtattatgaCACTGATCTGGTACCTTTGTGGTATTGCATGTTTATCAGACAatagcccccccctccccgaaaaaaaaactggcaactcacgctTGGCACTCTAATCCTTCCATTCttccgttatttatttattttttcggaaaatatacaatatagcgttaaagaaaataaatatcaatagatAAAAATCCAGACATATGTAAGATCAAATAGCAAGATTCGGATGATTAGAATAAAGTAAAGCGAATCAGAATActcgagttgccagtttttcctttctggCAGTGGTTGTATAATCATTCACGTTGTTTGCGGCCTCCCATCGAACGCTCTTCAAAGATCGAAGGCTACCCGTTCTGTGCACGGCAGAGCACCGTATCATTTGACAAAATTAGTTGACTAAAGTGCCACATTATAAGAACTTTCTAGGAAAGCATATGATATTAAGAATTTGTGGTCAGATCTAAGATGACGTATTTATAGTGCAGACGCCTCATCTTTGCAGAAAGCCGAGACTAAGGAAAGAATGGGCtgacaaaaatgaagaaagttACATTGCTAACAACCCTCCACCCCTCAACAAGGAGGTTAGAGGAGTGTACTCAGATGATGAGGTTTAACAACGGAATTAGCCTACAAGATATGGTGAGTCATGTTACGTATTAGGTATAcaatcacatttttattttattttactaatatagCTGCTGTTGGAGTAGATAcgaaagttctctctctctctctctctctctctctctctctctctctctctctctctctctctctctctctctctctctctctctctctctctctctctctctctctctcgtaacaaAATGTTACGCACgctttaaaatgacaaaaaagtaacGGGACCAGTAACATTTTCCTGTGTCTAGACATGAATAGACGTCCAgcattttttttgcgattttttagTTTCGATCTcgacctttttattttctttttattttatcttttagaagatagtaataataatagtagtgtccatgcaccatcatcatcatgatattgataatcatgtgataattttaaagataaataaattagttAATTAAAAATCGAAGTATTCAATCCTCCTTGTGTCATTCATAATATGTTACAGTTAGATAGACAAATTCGATTGATATAatgatagacagattaatagaaaGACTGAATGTTAGACAGATaaagtgacagacagactgagaaagacagacagacagagacacagacatagaaagaagagagagaggagagacagacagatagagaaacagagacaagagagaaagaagagagataggagagacagacagacagacaaacagagacagagtaagaagagagagaggagagacagacagacagataaacagagacagagacagaataagaagagagagaggagagacagacagacagacaaacggagacggagtaagaagagagagaggagagacagacagagagagagtaagaagagagacagacagacaaacggaaacggagtaagaagagagaggagagacagacagagagagaggagagacaggcaaAGCTCCTCACCGGGCCACTTGTCCTCCGACCATAACGCTTCCCACGGGAATCATTCGTGCCCGATACCGCATGTAAGGGTCGACGCTCAAGCACTCGGCTTCGATGATCACATctgaggggaaataaagggggtttAGTAACAGTTTAATGCAGTAGTACAAACACATAAACTTATATAGAGGCACAGTCACCCACCCACACTTTTATTTGCCTctcgcctttcccctccccttcccttctctttcctccactctccccttttccctccctttttcttccctctcccctccctttcctccctctttcccacccttacctctcacctctccccttcccttccctccccctttgcctccctcacccctccccttccgctccctctctcctcctctccctccccctgtcgctccctcacttctcccctccccttcccttccgcctcccgtctcctccctcccccttccccgtccctcccctacCTCCGCCCCTTCTCCCCCGGTTCCCCTCGGCCTCACCTCCTTCCCCGCACGCCGGCAGCTTCTCCTCCTGCAGCTTGAAGTCCTCGAGAGTCGGTTCTCCGAGCGGCCTCTTAGCCAGAACCCAAACCTTGGCAGTCACCATCTTCGTCAGTGGTCGTTATTGTTCTGAAAAGGAAATGGCATTGCACTTTATTATAATGTTGATGTCGGGGTTAGCCTGGAATTAGATGTTTCCTTGTTATttcttatttcgattttttttcctagaTGATTAAAACGgttattttgattaattttgattttgatattgatCCGTTATCTATTTcgtcgttttttctttgttttcataatATTAAAACTGACAGAGGGTTTCCACTTGTTGTATGTCCACCTATCGTTTTATCTTTGCGTATGGCATATTGTTGCACCGATACGCAGTGGGATCGATCGGCCATGCATAGacctatagatattatatctaccAACGTTATAACTTCCTTTTTATATACCAATTTTACAGTGCAATGCTGACTTAGTTTCCCTAtccttatcatcagcattatcatctttatcatcattatcctaataccattattaatatattttaaaaacctatGAAACCTACGCTGCCTTCAGAGATACACACAGGACTACATTCAGATATAAACCATAACATCTGTACAGTATCGTGTTTTGAGAAGGGCGGACATTTTACACCGTATTAAATGGCACACAATGTCAATACAATAAGCTTGTGTGGAGAAGaaggataggaaagaaagaaacatgaacggggagagg
Protein-coding sequences here:
- the LOC119583618 gene encoding prostaglandin reductase 1-like, with product MVTAKVWVLAKRPLGEPTLEDFKLQEEKLPACGEGDVIIEAECLSVDPYMRYRARMIPVGSVMVGGQVARVIESKNPQWKVGSYMMCYTGWRSHTHIPAEELKKIGFTYSPLPDLSGMSKTLGLGVIGMPGNTAYFGFLELCNPKEGETVLVNAAAGAVGSAVVQIAKIKGCRVIASAGSEDKCAWVKELGADHVFNYKTANIDEELKKAAPEGIHCYFDNVGGDFTLHALRHMAVHARISVCGAISTYNNESKDQGKLIANSPYDTSLLITRQLRIEGFLVNRWLNRWLEGLTQMKQWVQEGKLKYKETVTQGFENMPKAFIGLFHGENIGKAVVIV